Genomic segment of Gemmatimonadota bacterium:
TCGCGCCACGGACTCGAACGTCACCGATATGGCAGGTAGTAGCGTGGATACGGATCAGCACGTCGTTGTCGAGTGGCGCGGGCTGGGGTAGCTCCGCCTGCTGTAAGACCTCCGGCGGACCGTATCTGGTGCAGATGATCGCTTTCATCGCATCGCGGTGCCAAAAAGGGAAACGCGCGAGCTATAAAAATCTCTTGAACGTAACTCGCACGTCGCAACGCCAGCACGTTTCCCGTTGGCCCACGGCGCCCGTGCGCCGTCGCGACCAAGCGATCACATCAAAGCAGGAGCACAGTGGCAGGCGAGTGCCATGCCGTCAGCGATCAGTTGCTCCTCGCGGCTATCAATGCCTCTCGATTCGACTCCAATATCTGACGTGCCGTCGTGCCCTCGCTTCCCGTGATGTCGCGGAAGTGTGTCGAGAGAGTCTCGCCGGACGGTGGGGGCTATGGGAGACTGGCAGCCTGCTCGGGCGTTGCGATGACGACCTCGATTTCTACGCCCGTGATCTCACTTGCGATCACCGCCAGATCACCGTCGGTGAACCGCGTTGGGCCCGTGATCTCATAGACACGGTTCTCGTGACCAGGGGTGGTAAGGACCGCTGCCGCCGCCGCTGCGCAGTCCTCCCGGGTCACGTATGCAACGCCCAGGCCGTCCGGCCGAACGACGACTTGGCCTCGGCGGACCATGGCCGCCGCCGCGCCGATGATGCGGTCACCGTACCACTGGTTCCGTAGCGAGGTCCATGCAACGCCGCTCGCGCGCAGGTCCGCCTCGGTAATTCGATGGTCCACTGCGATGGGCGACTCGTTTCGATCGGCATCCACAAAAGACGTGTAGACGATGTGACTTACCCCCGCTGCAACGGCCGCGTCGATTGCGGTCTTCTGGAGCGCCGCACGCTCGGTGGCCACGCGGGGATCCGGATTGCCGCGGGTATTCAGACTGATCATCACCATCCGATCCCCTCCTGCGTACGCCGCGGATAGAGACTCCGGCTGTGTGAAGTCTCCGAAGCGAGTGCTCGCCCCCATCGCGGCGTAACGCTCGAGGTCCTCGGGCGTCCGGCTCACAAGGATCAGATCGCCCGGTGCAACGCCCCGTGCCAGCAGGTCCTCTACAATCAGCCCGCCCAGCTGACCGGAAGCGCCCGAGACGATGATCTTAGGGGGCGGCACCTGCTGCGCGGCGCTCGCGGTCGCCACGGACAGGAGGGCTAAAGCCTGGAGGAAGGTGCTACGGACTAGCCCGGCGAGTGCGATCGTACTTCTCATCCTCAACTCCGTGAAGAGACGTGGTTATCGGTTTCGATGCGATTTCAGATAACGGTTCAGGGTTGCGATGGAGGCCCAAAGGGCCGGAATCGGCAACCCGTTGTTATGCGCTGCAGGGCCTCGTCGACGAGCCAACCCTCGCCGCCACTTGACCGCCGTCCACGCTATGCGCATCATTGTGGTGTACTTATGCGCACGGAGGCA
This window contains:
- a CDS encoding NAD(P)H-binding protein, which translates into the protein MRSTIALAGLVRSTFLQALALLSVATASAAQQVPPPKIIVSGASGQLGGLIVEDLLARGVAPGDLILVSRTPEDLERYAAMGASTRFGDFTQPESLSAAYAGGDRMVMISLNTRGNPDPRVATERAALQKTAIDAAVAAGVSHIVYTSFVDADRNESPIAVDHRITEADLRASGVAWTSLRNQWYGDRIIGAAAAMVRRGQVVVRPDGLGVAYVTREDCAAAAAAVLTTPGHENRVYEITGPTRFTDGDLAVIASEITGVEIEVVIATPEQAASLP